In Corythoichthys intestinalis isolate RoL2023-P3 chromosome 4, ASM3026506v1, whole genome shotgun sequence, a genomic segment contains:
- the LOC130914657 gene encoding class II histocompatibility antigen, B-L beta chain-like, whose protein sequence is MHILSQLCVFLLLIDADAQLSYLLTQCQGTSTDGHDAVLLYKIYYNRMLYLEYNSTLGKAIGHTKVAKEFAQILNMGSYRKEKERALQSCKKYLRQFVETFDKKVEPKVRLRLDESKAAGEHPSSLICSMYNFYPKDILVTWLRNGKVLTSEVTSTDSLPNGNWLYQKHSHLFYTPKYGETISCMVEHASLQEPRIYDWEPMSQSVRNQIAFGIVGLIVGLVSFSAGLIYYIKNVTGQERASTSGDREDAGDAQSHLHQEY, encoded by the exons ATGCTCAGTTAAGCTATTTGTTGACTCAATGCCAGGGGACATCCACTGATGGCCATGATGCAGTTCTTCTGTACAAGATCTACTATAACAGGATGCTTTATCTTGAATACAACAGCACATTGGGAAAGGCTATTGGTCACACAAAGGTGGCAAAGGAATTTGCTCAAATTTTAAACATGGGCTCCTAtcggaaagaaaaagaaagagcaCTGCAAAGTTGCAAAAAATATCTCAGACAGTTTGTGGAAACCTTCGACAAGAAAG TTGAGCCAAAAGTCCGTTTGCGTTTAGATGAGTCAAAAGCGGCTGGCGAGCATCCATCTTCTCTCATCTGTAGCATGTACAACTTCTACCCAAAAGACATCTTGGTGACATGGCTAAGGAACGGCAAGGTGTTGACGTCTGAAGTTACATCAACTGATTCACTACCCAATGGCAATTGGCTTTATCAGAAGCACTCACACTTGTTCTACACACCAAAATACGGGGAGACTATCAGCTGCATGGTGGAGCACGCTAGCCTCCAGGAGCCCAGGATTTACGATTGGG AGCCCATGTCACAGTCTGTGAGGAATCAGATCGCATTTGGAATAGTGGGTCTGATCGTGGGTCTAGTTTCTTTTTCTGCTGGGCTAATTTACTACATAAAGAATGTTACTG GGCAAGAGAGAGCATCTACAAGTGGTGACAGAGAAGATGCAGGGGATGCTCAGAGTCACTTGCACCAAGaatactaa